The following proteins are encoded in a genomic region of Catharus ustulatus isolate bCatUst1 chromosome 4, bCatUst1.pri.v2, whole genome shotgun sequence:
- the LOC116995147 gene encoding uncharacterized protein LOC116995147, with product MRRNVEVKARLRAREEALGAALRLQGLPQVCPEAGQGPGEGQRLPQVCPGAGQVLLQTDTFFRVPRGRLKLRRTQDGRGELIFYERPDSAGPKLSSFSITPTADPEGLQAVLSQSLGVLGTVHKERLLFLLGQTRLHLDRVQGLGDFLELEVVLRPEQSVQDGQRVAQELLRHFGIQEQDLICGAYLDLLLAQGQRGDSGDTARGQQGDSGHLCPPYKYIMPCSAP from the exons ATGCGGCGGAACGTGGAGGTGAAGGCGCGGCTGAGGGCGCGGGAGGAAGCGCTCGGGGCGGCCCTCAGGCTGCAGGGactgccccaggtgtgccctgaGGCGGGGCAGGGCCCGGGTGAGGGGCAGCGgctgccccaggtgtgccccgGGGCGgggcaggtgctgctccagACCGACACGTTCTTCCGAGTGCCGCGGGGGCGGCTCAAGCTGCGCAGGACGCAG gacgGCCGGGGGGAGCTGATTTTCTACGAGCGCCCCGACAGCGCCGGCCCCAAACTCTCGAGTTTCAGCATCACCCCCACGGCCGACCCCGAGGGGCTGCAG gcagtgctgtcccagtccctgggcGTGCTGGGCACCGTGCACAAGGAGCgcctcctgttcctgctgggcCAGACCCGGCTGCACCTGGACCGGGTGCAGGGCCTTGGGGACttcctggagctggag gtggTGCTGAGGCCGGAGCAGAGCGTGCAGGACGGGCAGCGCGTGGCGCAGGAGCTGCTGCGGCACTTTGGGATCCAGGAGCAGGATCTGATCTGTGGGGCCTACCtggacctgctgctggcacagggacagcggggggacagcggggacaccgcccggggacagcagggggacagcgg ACACCTGTGCCCACCCTATAAATACATCATGCCTTGTTCTGCCCCATGA
- the CHKB gene encoding choline/ethanolamine kinase: protein MAAAAGGRGGGSEDGDVPAATRLQAYAWCREFLAGSWKLISPEEFGIWPISGGLSNLLYKCALPEHIPSVADEPRQVLLRVYGAILQGVDSLVLESVMFAILAERSLGPRLFGVFPQGRLEQYIPSRRLRTEELREPRVSAEIAAKMSRFHGMAMPFNKEPKWLFGTMEGYLEQISQLTFPDQAQLAQLEQLRGYNLEQEMRSLRVLLESTPSPVVFCHNDVQEGNILLLAGREGSSDQLMLIDFEYSSYNYRGFDLGNHFCEWVYSYSHDSWPFFQARPEHYPSRQQQLHFIRHYLAERSGRRREQQEQEEEEEEEQMLREIDRFALASHFFWGLWSVVQAKISTIPFGYLDYAQSRFQAYFQHKARCS, encoded by the exons atggcggcggcggcggggggccGGGGCGGTGGCAGCGAGGACGGCGATGTCCCCGCCGCCACCCGCCTGCAGGCCTACGCCTGGTGCCGGGAGTTCCTGGCCGGCTCCTGGAAGCTCATCAGCCCGGAGGAGTTCGGCATCTGGCCGATCAG cGGGGGGCTCAGTAACCTGCTGTACAAGTGCGCGCTGCCCGAGCACATCCCCAGCGTGGCGGACGAGCCCCGGCAGGTGCTGCTGCGCGTCTACGGGGCCATCctgcag GGCGTGGACTCTCTGGTTCTGGAGAGCGTCATGTTCGCCATCCTCGCCGAGCGCTCCTTGGGGCCGCGTCTCTTCGGGGTGTTCCCTCAGGGCCGCCTGGAGCAGTACATCCCG AGCCGCCGGCTGCGCACCGAGGAGCTGCGGGAGCCGCGCGTCTCCGCCGAGATCGCCGCCAAGATGTCGCGGTTCCACGGCATGGCCATGCCCTTCAACAAGGAGCCCAAGTGGCTCTTCGGGACCATGGAGGG gtaccTGGAGCAGATCTCCCAGCTGACGTTCCCGGACCAGGCACAGCTGGcgcagctggagcagctccggGGTTACaacctggagcaggagatgaggagCCTCAG GGTCCTGCTGGAGTCCACCCCCTCCCCGGTGGTTTTCTGCCACAACGACGTGCAGGAGG GGAACATCCTGCTGCTGGCCGGGCGCGAGGGCTCCTCGGACCAGCTCATGCTCATCGACTTCGAGTACAGCAGCTACAACTACAG GGGCTTTGACCTGGGCAATCACTTCTGTGAGTGGGTTTACAGCTACAGCCACGACTCCTGGCCCTTCTTCCAGGCTCGGCCCGAGCACTACCCCAGCCGCCAGCAGCAG ctccatttCATCCGGCATTACCTGGCCGAGCGCTCGGGGCGGCGccgggagcagcaggagcaggaggaggaggaggaggaagagcagatgCTGCGGGAGATCGACCG CTTTGCCCTGGCCTCTCACTTTTTCTGGGGGCTCTGGTCCGTGGTGCAGGCCAAGATCTCCACGATCCCCTTCGGCTACCTG gacTACGCCCAGAGCCGTTTCCAGGCTTACTTCCAGCACAAAGCTCGCTGCTCCTGA